The segment CCGCAAGACGTGCTGCGCACCGGGGACGGCAGCCTGGGCATGCTCTTCCGCGACGATACCGCCCTCTCCCTGGGACCGGACAGCCGCGTGGCCGTGGAACAATTCGTTTTCGACCCCCATGGCGGCAACATGGAATTCATTACCCGCGTGACCAAAGGGTCCGCCGCCTTCATCACCGGACAAATGGGCAAAATCCGGCCGGAATCCTTCAAAGTGGAAACCCCGCAAGCCACCATCGGCATTCGCGGCACCCGCTTCGTGGTGGAGGTGCAATAATGCGGACATCCAAAATCACCCGCTCCGTTGCGTTCCCGGCTCTGTTCTGCCTGCTGCTCCTTATCAGC is part of the Paucidesulfovibrio gracilis DSM 16080 genome and harbors:
- a CDS encoding FecR family protein — encoded protein: MRIALMTMTLALLLVSPALAEDFIGSIKTAQGEAYVQRGDERLDAKPGDHVYPQDVLRTGDGSLGMLFRDDTALSLGPDSRVAVEQFVFDPHGGNMEFITRVTKGSAAFITGQMGKIRPESFKVETPQATIGIRGTRFVVEVQ